The Chionomys nivalis chromosome 20, mChiNiv1.1, whole genome shotgun sequence genome includes a region encoding these proteins:
- the LOC130862962 gene encoding SRSF protein kinase 1-like, with the protein MVCQSSSVDQSLIEQDISQLQENIRAEIPSGDEQEHNGPLDNKGKFTAGNFLINPLEPKNAEKLKVKIADLGNACWVHKHFTEDIQTRQYRSLEVLIGSGYNTPADIWSTACMAFELATGDYLFEPHSGEDYTRDEDHIALIIELLGKVPRKLIVAGKYSKEFFTKKGDLKHITKLKPWGLLEVLVEKYEWPQEEAAGFTDFLLPMLELIPEKRATAAECLRHPWLNS; encoded by the coding sequence ATGGTGTGCCAgtcttcctctgtagaccagtcgCTCATTGAGCAGGACATCAGCCAACTTCAAGAGAACATTCGGGCAGAGATACCTTCTGGGGATGAGCAGGAACACAATGGACCACTGGACAACAAAGGAAAATTCACTGCTGGAAATTTTCTTATTAATCCCCTTGAGCCaaaaaatgcagaaaaactcaaagtgaaGATCGCAGATCTTGGGAATGCCTGCTGGGTGCACAAGCATTTCACAGAAGATATCCAGACAAGGCAGTATCGGTCTTTGGAAGTTCTGATCGGATCTGGCTACAACACGCCTGCTGATATCTGGAGCACTGCCTGCATGGCCTTTGAACTAGCCACAGGTGATTATTTGTTTGAGCCTCATTCAGGGGAAGATTACACACGAGATGAAGATCACATCGCCCTGATCATAGAACTTCTGGGGAAAGTGCCTCGCAAGCTCATTGTGGCGGGAAAATATTCCAAGGAATTTTTCACCAAAAAAGGTGACCTGAAACATATCACCAAGCTGAAACCTTGGGGCCTTCTGGAGGTTTTGGTGGAAAAGTATGAGTGGCCCCAGGAAGAGGCCGCCGGCTTCACAGATTTCCTGCTACCCATGTTGGAGCTTATTCCTGAGAAGAGAGCCACTGCCGCTGAGTGTCTCC